tatttattttaaaaaatacattgaccatgtataaattattaatttaaaactcaCTAACTTAATACAGTTAGAATTTCGAACTCATAAGTTTAAAATTCTGATTTCGCCTCTGTATATAACAAAAAAAACCTAATAAAATTTTACATTATGGTGTGAAGAGGGTAATGTGTAAATTGTGAGGACAGAAAAATTACCCAATATTATGATTTGACCATGATCAAAATATAGTGATCTTTATCTTAGAACCTGACAAGTTTAGAAAAAACAAGAGAACGTGCGCGTCTTgttatgtttctttcttttcgTTTGGGGTACCATGAATTTCAGCTGCATTTGGAAACGTGGTGAGGAAGatttatttcatatttgttgATGAAAGATAGTATATATGTCACCGCATGAGACAAACATATATTGGGACAAACTTTGGTAAATTAAATGAAGGTGTGAAAATCTAGACCATAAACGTTACGTTAAACATTGACTTCTCTAATCCTTGTTATACAATTAtcaaattttctttttaaaaaaatgatatatttttatatttgtaattatttcattttaaatattttattttatattgttaATGACATGTTCTTCTAGTCATAGACAAAATATAGTGTTCAGAGCGAAGCTAGAAGCCTCGAACACGTGATACGGGTTCCGCCAAACATACTAATTTTTGCTCAAACTTTATATTTatcttaagaaatttattaaTATGAACACATTATTAATTTAGAATGAAGTAAGTTAAAATGATTAAAATCACGAACTCATAACATTTATATTCTTGCTCGGCGTATGATAGTGTCACAATATGTTTAAGATCACTAACCTATATTAGGTCAAAAATTGTCATATATAAAATGACAAGGAGGAAATACTCCATTAATCATATCgaaaatgtaacttttttttccTTACTATCACGATCCACTGAGATTCAGTCCTTTATCGCTACAATTtgtataatatatttaaaaaaatgacACTTTTGGCCAACAGAGGACGAGTAGAACCATAggtcaaataaataatattacaCCACAGAGAATTCTAGAAGGATAATATAATATATTGCTAGATACAATAACGAAAATGATGAAACGGGATAGGGGAATATTTAAGCAACAGAGATGGATCCACAGCCCCTAGTAATAccgaaaatatataaaatataatgtttATACATACTGTTGTCTGTTGGCACATGTTTCTGCATACAGTTAGAGTACAGTAGATTATGTTTTTCCATGTTCACCACTATTTTCAGTCAGTctccaaattattatttttttcgtcTCTTCCAAGTGGGAATTAAATGATTATATATACCTGTTTGTTCGTTATAGAAGGAATATAATTCAGAAATGTACACTTGCCCATATATTATATATGTTTACCAAGCATATATAGTTGATTATATTATTTGTAtcaccaaaaaagaagaagaaattcaTATATGAAAGGGGGGGAAAAGATTTAAAAAATGGAAACGGGAGTTTAATGTATTGATTATTATTGATCAATAAAGGTGGAGGTGGAGCCCCTAACCGAGTGTATGCATTCAATTTCAtataaatttttaactttcttttTGCTAGCTACCTTCTTCAACAGTATTCTTATTATTTCATCCATCCAGCTGGAAAATTAAATGTTCCTTTTTCTCTTTGTTGgttaataaaagaaaaactttcatTTTTGCAGTAAATGAATCCAACACCTTTATTTATATATTGTCATTTATATGTCAGTACCTTAAGCTTCAAATAGGTcttttttatttaagaaatttACATCTTTCTATCTCATATGCTATATTCGCAGTGTTAATATTCGTCTCGTGAAAAATTTAAAATGTCGTGTTGCTCTTTTAGAAAGATAATTTCTTATGATAATTACATGTTAATTTGGCTTTTAAACTAATCACTTGATTGTGTAATTAATCAAAAAACTTGCTCTTTCTTGATTTGTTACGTATCGTAGGATAGTTTATAGTGTTTATTACAAGTATAGGCGCCTCCTAATTAGTTTTAACTTCAACTTCATATATGTATAGTACATGTTTGCCTTTTACATAATTAAATTTCGGAGTATACTGTGTAAGGGAGGTCAAAGAGATTATATAGGGAAATAGTAGGTAACTGAATTTCTTGCCTTCACCTAATATTATGTTGCAATATTGAATCACAAAACTTTGTTAGATGTCTAGAGAAATAGAAACTTTGAAAGTAACTGCACATTACTATCGTAAGAAAGGTTATAAATTATACCTGTTAATCGGGCCGGGCTGACCCGTTTACAACCCGGTTCAGCCCGATACTGTAGCATTGGgggcgggctgggacgggttGGGCGGGGAGCGAGTTTCAAACGAACAGTTTTTTGATACCGGTGCCCGCTAACCCGTTAACGGGCTACAGCCCGGTTCAACCCGGTATCCATtacaattttttattattattattttctggaccgttgccaacggtcaaattcaaaaatgatTGTTGGCCAACGACCCTTTTTTGCAGAAATGGCCATTTCGGCCTACCCCTAAGAAAATAGCCCCCACACCCCTAATAtttgataaattataattttaacattttatatatacacacacaaacacacttcaTTGTAATTTGCAAACACACTTCaattactttcaaatttcaattttaaaattttaaaatttaaatttcaaatttaaaactttaaacttcaaagtttaattctaagccttaaaagtttgcaaacacttaagtatcaataaaattgaataagaaaaataaaattttcttttttaaaaaaaaatagcccggCCCGGTCCATCCTGCTAAGCCCGAACCCGGACGGAccaaaaaaaatccgaaaaagtaCAACCCGCTAACAGCCCGCTAGCAACCCGAAACGTTAAACGGACGGGCTGAATTTTTTTGTGTATAGCCCGTCCCAGCCCGCCCATTAAACACATCTATTATAAATGCACCCCAACTAGACCAAATGTTTGTAACATTTTTCTTTAAAGTTTTGCTTGACCATTGCCCAACATATATGTTCGGTCCATTCAATTTTACTTGTCATGTTTCTATTTTGTGTGCCTCTAAGacatcataaataaataaaaaattaaactaatttaCCCTTATCTCTATTCAATAAATGTGCACTCTATCAATATTGTTTACTTATCTACTAAATTACTTATCCGGAGTTTGGTGACCGAGACTTAGATTGCTTATTTACTCTGTTGGAAGTCCAATAGAGGTCTTTGCACAGATTGCAAGATCATCCCGAGTGAGAATTTCTTGACCCTTCATAGGCTCCTGGTCATGGACCTTGAGATCACGAGGAAGAGGGCGATGTATAGCCAACATAGgatcaagtggggagccttgacaGAAGCTAAAGCGCAGGAGTTGGGGTTCAAGCTGGTGATGACTATGggggcttggaggagtagtgAGGACGCAAGCGCTATGTGGACCACGACTGCGCAGTGCATTAGGGAAGCCGCGAGAAAGGTATTAGGGGTATCAAAGGGTTACTCTAGTGGTCACaagggagactggtggtggaatgaagaggTGCAAGTAAAAGTggaaaccaagaaagttgtgtaTCTGAATCTAGTGGAAAGTGTAAAGGAGGGGGAGAAGAGGGTGAATATGGAGGattataagttggctaagaaagaggcaaaACTAGCAGTTACGGCGGCCAAGACTACAACTTTTAgtcatttgtatgaggaactcgagGGTCGAGGTGGGGATAAGAGGTTGTCCAGGTTAACCAAGGCGCGAGAAAGAAAGGCGCatgacttggaccaagtgaagtgcatcaaggataaagaaggtagagttttgttggatgaggggcttatccgtcggagctggcagacctacttccatagtctcttAAACGAGGAGGGAAACATGAGCATCATActaggtgatttggaactctctgggagtcgttgtgactttgagtattgtaggcggattagagttgatAAAGTTGAGGAGGCTATGcataagatgagcaggggcaaagCGACCGAGCCAGATGAAATTCcgatagagttttggaagagtgcggcaaggcaggcttggagtggctcaataggttatttaatgtcatttttagaatgaagaagatgctcgaagagtggaggtggagcacgatagttcctgtatacaagaataagggtgatatctaaaattgcaataactatcggggtatcaagttgcttagccatactatgaaagtcttgggagagagtggtagagctaaggttgaggaggagtgtgtctattttaGAGAACAAGTTTGGGTTTATGTCGGGACGTTCGACTATAGAAGCAattcaccttgttaggagattgatggagcagtatagggagagaaagaaggacttgcatattgtgttcatcgacttagaaaagacGTACGATAAAGTTTtgagggaggttttgtggagatgtttggaggatagaggtgtacatgttgcctacgttaggttgattaaggacttgtatgatggagtaaagatCCAAGTGAGGACGGTGGGTGGGGACTCGGACCATATTCTGGTTATGATGGAGTTGCATTAGGGGTAGGCACacagcccttttttgtttgctctggcgATGGACATGCTGACGCGCTACATCCAAAGGGAGGTGTCGTGGTGCAttctatttgcagatgatattgtattgattgacgagacacgagacggtgtgaacgcgcaatcagaggtatggaggcagaccctgaaatctaaaggtttcaggttgagcaggaccaagacagaatacttggagtgtaagttcagtggcgagactcaaggagggggAGATGAGGTGAGgttggactcgcaggtcatccctaggagagggagttttaagtaccttgggtctattattaagggggatggggagattgatgaagatgtcacacatcgtattggggcagGTTGGATGAAATTGAGACTTGCTTCCAgtattttgtgtgacaagaaccaccgaaacttaagggtaagttctacagagtagTGGTCAGACCAacaatgttgtatggggctgagtgttggccagtcggGATcactcatgtccagaagatgaaggtagcagagatgaggatgttgagatggatgtgcggtcacaccaggttagataggatcataaatgaggttattcgcaacaaggtgggtgtggcccctattgagaaCAAGATGCTAGAAGCGCGGCTTAGATGGTTTGGTCATGtaaggaggaggagcacagacgccccaGTGAGAAGGTGTGAGAGGTAGACATTGGAaggcctacggagaggtagaggtaggccaaagaagaggtggggagaggtgattagacaaGGCATGGCGCAACTTCAGCTGACAGAGGACATGACCCTTCATAAGAATGTATGGGGGTCGAGGAtgagggtagtagagtaggtagtctagagtgttcataacaataGTATCggcacgcagtctcgctttctattggtagtaggtttttatgactaccCGTTGTTtactttcattgttgatcaccttattatcttgttatttttattctacTTTTATATGCTTTTTGGTaatgtcccttcttgtctatattttcattaatgtggtgtttatgctttcttgagccgagggtttatTGAAAACAATatctctatcctcacaagataggggtaaggtctgcgtacacactactctccccataTCCCACGATGTGAATaatactgagtatgttgttgttgtatctactaaattaagttttttcttttttacaagtAATGATAACTCTACTAAATTAAGTAATCGGATAGTCGAACTAGCTAGGCCTCCAGTCCACCCACCTTCCAATAAAAGCTTTAGAAAAAGGTTCGGTAATTGCTCTCAAGATCCCAAGGAATCACAAAAAGAGGGATAGTGGTACTGAAAACATAGCTTAGTAAAGGCATAACTACTCCCCTATTAACAAATAATTGAGAATTGTCCACCAAAGGTCCAACCACTATATAGCTAGATAAATTAATATGTTACGCAGCTTTTAACATCATTGAATTTTGAAAATGGGTTAGATCCTAGATGGTCTTAAATTTGGTCATATTTACTTATTTAGAGGGTCAAGTTCGTGCCCAACCTATGACTGCAAATAATTGATGGTCCACACTCTCTTCTTATGGTTAGGGACTATTTCACCTGTTTTTATGGCTGTATTTTCTGATTTTGTTTGTAGAAACTTTTAAAcacgtttttctttttgttttttaatgGAAAGGTTTCATCAAATGAAAGAAATTAATTATCTTGTTTGCGTAAATCATTTTTGTATCATTATTACTCCAAATCACTTCTTTGGTTGACATATAATCGAGCAGTTACACTCCTTTCTAGATGCGCAGAAAACGTTAAAAATAATAGCACGGGAAAAATAATATTGTATAGTCACtctcaagagggattatgcagaagtTGAAGCACCAAATACAATATATAGTTGCAAGACAAGAGTAATGTTCtaaaatatactccctccgtttcaatttatgtgaactcatttgactgggcacggaatttaagaaaagagagaagacttttgaacttatgtaaaatgagacacatatattttgtgtggctataaatcattgcataaaggtaaattgtttccaaataaggaaaaaaataattttttttgacacagactaaaaaagaaataggtttacataaattaaaacggagggagtaattaatTAGAAAACGAGAAGAAATATATTGACCATCAATACTTAGTCTAGTGATAAAAGTCTCACACATTTCCCCGTGTGTATCCACTATATAGtggaatatttttaaaaaaagaaaataaaaggaatacACATTATGGAAGGGTACAAATTACAAAATAAGCAAGACTTCTAAGAGAAGCTGGAAACATTTCAATAATTTCTCTAATGAATTTGACGAAAATCCCATCTCATTAGAATATAGTTTGATATCTTCTGTCACTTATCCATAAATAAAATACAGACATCATATTATGCTTCTCATAAGAAAAAATTTGATGGCAAACAGGAGAACGATAAAAAAACAAAGCCAGAAAAGGAGGACCCTCTTAGTTTACCAACAAAAGAAATCAACGGACATCTATAGGTTGGGGCAAAAGTGGGCAGAAGGttaataagaaaaagaaagaaaagaaaactaaaacacAACCTATTCAGTGGGGACTTCTTTCATGACAACACAAGCCCCAGTTTACAAAAATCAACGCCTTTAGTTTCTGATTCTTCACACATGCTTTGCCTCTAAAGGTGAAAGCCCTCAGGCAGAATCGCGCACCATATAGCATCCGGATGAGCAGAAAAACTTTGCTGTCGCAGAATAAGAAAGGCTCTATAAACAAAAACTTACTGCATTTTGTCATGTAACGAGGAGCTAGAGTATTCTGTTCCATTTTCTGAAGTTACTTCAGATGTAGCACTTGTTGACACATCACCATTATCATTCGTGCTAGAGCTACCGCGGAAGCTCTTTGATGCAACGGCAGGGTTACGTTGAGTTTCACCACTTGCCACTCCTTGTCCTTCCTCTGCTAGTTTTCTAAGAAGATTCATGACTGTAGGAAGCAACTTCGTGGATAAGGAGAGAACTCCAGGAAGCTGCCAAAAAGCATCAAGAAGATCACATCAAATGAGATAATAATGAAAAAGATCCTAGTAGGGAGTGCTTCCTCCTTTAATGGGCCTTACGCGGGCGCGAATCTGGGATTAATCGGGGCTCCAATACGGGTACCCGACACCAGGTGGTAAACCAAAATAAATACCGAAAGACCGTGAACCTAAAGGTATACTTCTTGCATAGCTTGGAAACTAGAGAAATGacgagaaagaaaggaaaagttataccaacattttcctttctgttgctgtgtttgtttggatgatagaaaagaaaatgaaagagaaTCATTTCCCTTCCGGCTCACAAATTTACTTTTTACGAGAAGGAAAAGTCACATGTTTTCctctttctttcttgttttccaCCCAAACCAagcaaagtaaagaaaataaatttctcttCCTTTCCCTAGTTGTTGCCTAACGTAGGGTAAAACATCTCCAGGAAAATAAACTTACGAACTGAATCACCAAGGAAAGATCAAAACTTCATTAATTCTCTTTTTGTAACTTTGTCAAAAAGGATTATTAGAATGTCACTTGCAACTGAAAATTATCACTGTTGTCCTTAAAGAATGTAGAAAAATTATTCAAATAATCTTTCTAAGAAGCGACGAACAAGAGCTTGTAACAGTTATCTGGTTGAATTGCCTTTTTTAAAATTAGGATATTTGGTTGAATTGCTTCTAGTACACAAACATTAGAACTCTAGGAATATCAAATTCAATACTTACAACTCCATTGCGGAATTCGCCTGAGATGTCCAACTGCACCCAAAGGGCTTTAAATAGCAAATAGGCGACGAATATAACCCCCAAATATAATGGATTTCTGGAAAAAGTAAAACCCAATATGAGCTATGAGTTAAACCATGTTATGCTGTAAAAACTGGGGCGGGGTGTTGGGGGCAATCATGAACTACAAGTCAGAAAGGATACCTTAAAAGTGTCATGAATTCATTGAATCCCAAAATCACCATGGCAGCAATTGCCCATGGAGGTGGTAACCAGTTATTATTTCTCTTGCTAGCCTCCTGAAAGtagaataaaagaaaatcagAAGCAATCAAGAAGAAAACGCAAAGATTATCAATGCCAGGATACAATCAAAAGGTAGTTAGGTACTCTCCAACTTTTCAGCTCTCAAAATTAGAATTCACATGCATAGCATGAAGGACAGTCAACCTCCACGTGTTACATCCCCCTCTTTGATGCAAAAAACAAATCTCAGATGTTCGATGGACAAGATTTCACTCCGAATGTTCTAATCCTATTATGAACTGAAAATACCCAGCATCACTCTGCACCTTCTATTATTATTAAAACTTTCAGAACATATATAACCGACAATCAAACAAGCACATACAAGAATGCACTATGATAAAAGCAGAAAGAGATGCACAATAGCATCTAAATATCTTGCCTGAGCAGCAATGGCTTGTGAAACAACATATTCAGTCTCTGTCTGAAATTGTCTCCATAAAGACTTGCACTGGACAGGAGTAATCAAAGTTTTTGATGGAGGGACCTGCAGTATAAATTGACCACAAGATAAAAAAATTTATGGGCTGAACTACACCATGCAAAGATTACTTCATCATACAAAAAGGGAAAGAATGTGTCTTCCCCTTTTTGTTGAACACATTTTTTTTCCTTACAAAAAGCTTCCAAGACGAACCACATAAGTAGGCCAGTTACCTCATTCCAAGTGCTAGAGGCCAGAGGATCAACTGATGTAATGCTCCTTGCAGAGGAAGCACCTGCTTTTCCATCCACAAGAGCAAGGGAAAGTGTTTTGTCTATATTATCACCCTCATCGTCCAAGCGAACTGCGGCCATAACTGACAGGAGCTTCAGAGACTGGGAGAAAATTGAAAAAGTCAGCACAAACTTAAAGGTAATAATTGAAAAGCGAAATCACACACCAAGAAAAGGAAAGTTTATTTCAGTCAATCATACAGCTGATCGTGCAGTTTTAGTAATTGCTCGAATATCTTCCTTGCCAGTCCAAACTCGTGGCATTGAATCCTGATCATGGCTGAATAATGTTGAAAACCTGACAATAATTTTCAGCTCAGCATAGTAGTTTGTATTGTAAATAATTTATGTCAGAGCAGTAGAACAAGATCAACTCATGTCCGCACCTGTCCTTCATGCGAATCAAGACCCTTCCAGCTTCTTCCTTTGTCTTTGCTTCAACTACTCCACGTGCATAATCTTTTAATCGCAAAATCATATTATCCCTACTTTCTTCATCCATTTCAAAACCAGAAAGTGCAGCAGCAAAACCCGAGATTGCCGTGTCAGTCTCACGCTGAAGCAGTTTTCTTATTGCTGGCCATGTATCATCACTAGCTCCATCTAAAAGAGCCTCAACAGGTCCAGCTAATGCCTCGTTCAGTTTCGTCTAGACAAAAAATATTTCATCAGTTCCAGCATATCTATATCTAAAAAAAGAATCTCAAATGGTCCATGTGGTTTGTCAAAGAAAAATGTTGCACCAGCCATTCAGCTATCAGATGCAACCAAGTGATGGCATGTTCCCTTATTGAGGGAtggggaaaaaaaattaaaagtcccATGTATATCCAATGCCCTCATTTTCACCTCAAAATCCTAGAACAGAACACTACAAAAATTGAGGTAAGTTCCTACAATTTTTGCCATTAatgttgtttaatataatggACTTTGGACCTAACTCCTCCTAGAAGTTAAATGAGGAGGAGTTAAATGAGGTGAGGATTGTCCAAGCAAGTTGGACATATGGGTGTGAATAACTTAAGGATCTAACATTGGATGAAACAACAGGGATATGTTTGGGTCTAGGTTTGGGTCTGGCTCTGATATAATGTTAAGAAAATGAGCCTTGAGCCTACTCAACCTCAAAAGTTAGCTTAAGAAGTGAGGATCTCCAAACTACACAAGGAGACGACAGGTGATAGCCACAAGTTAGCTTAAGAAGTGAGGATCTCCAAACTACACAAGGAGACGACAGGTGATAGCCACAACATGAGAACTAATGCTAAACTATAGAGGTTGTCAAACTTCATACCTCATAGAGGGATGTAACTTCAGCCAGCTTGGCGCTACGAACTTCAGCAATATGAGCATCTACATCACGCCTCAGCTTATCCCTCACTCTAGATGAGTCCCATTTTGCTTGGTCGATAATAGCATCTACAAAATAATGCATCAGCTGTCAAATTTCAAAAAGCAAGCTGCTAACATTAAGCTCAACATTTCACTCCCCACACAAATTATCACCCATTAAAGCTTTCCAATCTTGGGGCATTTCATTAACTacaaggaaaagtaataataaacGCTAGTTTCCTATGAATGCTGAAAGTCAGCAAGTGATACAGCAATCTCTTTGCAAAAATACTTTTCTGGTTTGGTATATCCAGTCAGAGAAGTTGCTATTTCTCCAAGAGAGGGGAAGAAGAATATGTCAACAGTCATTGCAGTTCAAATTACATGCCTCCAAGAAGATATAGAAATGGGTACCATATAGCAACAAAAGAACATAAGAAATTTACCCTCCAACCCTAAGTGAACACTTCAATAAATAATCTTTAGTAAGTTCAAATTACATGCATCCAAGAAGATATAGAAATGGGTACCATATAGCAACAAAAGAACATAAGAAATTTACCCTCCAACCCTAAGTGAACACTTCAATAAATAATCTTTAGTAAGCAACTACTTCAACTAAAAAAGTTTGTCAGCTATACAAGTGTATTCCTAGAGAAACAGCAGCTTTTATGACTAGGCTCCCTACATAAAGATGGGGTATCAGCTCCTCAATCTTTTTTATTACCTTGGGGAAGGAATTGCAAGCGAAGGATATTATTCCCTCCTCAGAGGAAAAGATATAAATCAAGCGAGGTAAACCAGTAACCGCAATGGCAGGTTATAGTCTGTACCTGTGCATTCTTCATCAAACCGGGAGATAAAAGACTCGGTGCATTCATGAGCAGCCAGAGCAAACCCTTTACCCCCCTTCAATgccttatcaaatgcttctttgaATCTTTCAAAAGTGTCAGATCGTATGTGTCCCAGCATAGATTGGTAGGCTGGTTGGACAAGCTACAACAAAAAGGAAGGATAAATCAGGAGTCGATCGCAATCAAAAAAATGACCCTCCGCTTTGAGGAAAAATAAGTAAAGCATTAGCATTTACATCATTAGCTCAAGGAGTACCATTAAACTAGAAATTTAGCATGTGAATATATTTGGTTGACTCTAAGAAGGCcaatcctcacaaggtaggggtaacgtatgcgtacacactaccctccccagaccccacggtgtgggataagaCTGGGTATGTTGTATTGTATATATTCTAAGAAGGCTGAAGATATCTCTATAAGACACAGGAATCCAGCAAGTTTGGTTGGTCAATCATCAAAATTAACACAGGAATCCAGCAAGTTTGGTTGGTCAATCATCAAAATTAGAAAGGTTAATGCAGGGAATATACCCAAAGGTTGGGTGTATGTAGTAAAACAAGTTTAGGAGAGAGCAAAGCCTAGCCCGGTACCTGCAGCAATTTCTCTTCCAACTGCTTTCGCTTTGAGGATCTAACCCCTTCCTCAAAGAAGGTAGCCTCGGCATCATACCTGAGAAGAAGAAAATCTTATTTTCCATGTGCACCCTGCTtataatgtaaatatgcatacATGAAGACAATCATAACATACATACCAAGGGAGAAAAATTGTAAGAAGAAATGAATTCAGCAAAAAATTACTCTACATTTCAAATCTAGCACGAGATATACAAGACAATGTATAAACTATCCAGAGGTGGACCTTATGTTACATTTAACATCAAATCTAAAGTTTGCCAGGGGTGTTTTTAGCCTTAGCAGTGACTTCTATATCAGAATAAAGATAAGAGACTCAGAGAACTTCGAAGTTCAAAAAAATCCtaatttcctttaaaataaataatataatcagAGTGGAATGGATACAAAGGATTCACATAGCGGGACCGCAACTAATTTATGTTCACGCATAGCTGATCGATTGTTTTGATATAGAAAGCCtagaaaaaataaggaacaaataaatttataaaatttattttaaaaaaatggacCAGCAGAACGCCAGGCAGGGTAGCAGCAGTAttaccttcttttttttaataaccAAGAAATCGCCGAGCGCCTGTGGCGCAAGGTTCAAAAATCAGTGGATAATGGGCAcacccctctacccttctccacttaaataccaggcttttgTCTACAGCAGACTGTGATTTCCTCCTAACCCACATATTATGCGTTGCgctcttaccactagaccaaacCCCTAAGGCATGGCAGCAGTATTACCTGGCCATCATCATTAGTTTAAGAGAAGAATCGAAAAAAGACCATAGAGAAAGAGAGCATATGAGCCCATAAAAAAG
This DNA window, taken from Nicotiana tabacum cultivar K326 chromosome 4, ASM71507v2, whole genome shotgun sequence, encodes the following:
- the LOC107810746 gene encoding protein ROOT HAIR DEFECTIVE 3-like isoform X2 → MDNKDGCCSTHLIDGDGGFNVAGVDNFMKEVKLAECGLSYAVVSIMGPQSSGKSTLLNHLFRTNFREMDAYKGRSQTTKGIWMARCVGIEPCTIVMDLEGTDGRERGEDDTAFEKQSALFALAVSDIVLINMWCHDIGREQAANKPLLKTVFQVMMRLFSPRKTTLMFVIRDKTRTPLENLEPVLREDIQKIWDSVPKPQAHKETPLSEFFNVEVVALSSYEEKEEQFNEQVASLRQRFFHSIAPGGLAGDRRGVVPASGFSFSAQQIWKVIKENKDLDLPAHKVMVATVRCEEIANEKYASFTTNEEWCQLEEAVHSHSVRGFGRKLSSILDTCLSEYDAEATFFEEGVRSSKRKQLEEKLLQLVQPAYQSMLGHIRSDTFERFKEAFDKALKGGKGFALAAHECTESFISRFDEECTDAIIDQAKWDSSRVRDKLRRDVDAHIAEVRSAKLAEVTSLYETKLNEALAGPVEALLDGASDDTWPAIRKLLQRETDTAISGFAAALSGFEMDEESRDNMILRLKDYARGVVEAKTKEEAGRVLIRMKDRFSTLFSHDQDSMPRVWTGKEDIRAITKTARSASLKLLSVMAAVRLDDEGDNIDKTLSLALVDGKAGASSARSITSVDPLASSTWNEVPPSKTLITPVQCKSLWRQFQTETEYVVSQAIAAQEASKRNNNWLPPPWAIAAMVILGFNEFMTLLRNPLYLGVIFVAYLLFKALWVQLDISGEFRNGVLPGVLSLSTKLLPTVMNLLRKLAEEGQGVASGETQRNPAVASKSFRGSSSTNDNGDVSTSATSEVTSENGTEYSSSSLHDKMQ
- the LOC142179773 gene encoding uncharacterized protein LOC142179773, producing the protein MDLEITRKRAMYSQHRIKWGALTEAKAQELGFKLVMTMGAWRSSEDASAMWTTTAQCIREAARKVLGVSKGYSSGHKGDWWWNEEVQVKVETKKVVYLNLVESVKEGEKRVNMEDYKLAKKEAKLAVTAAKTTTFSHLYEELEGRGGDKRLSRNF
- the LOC107810746 gene encoding protein ROOT HAIR DEFECTIVE 3-like isoform X1; the encoded protein is MLSDNKDGCCSTHLIDGDGGFNVAGVDNFMKEVKLAECGLSYAVVSIMGPQSSGKSTLLNHLFRTNFREMDAYKGRSQTTKGIWMARCVGIEPCTIVMDLEGTDGRERGEDDTAFEKQSALFALAVSDIVLINMWCHDIGREQAANKPLLKTVFQVMMRLFSPRKTTLMFVIRDKTRTPLENLEPVLREDIQKIWDSVPKPQAHKETPLSEFFNVEVVALSSYEEKEEQFNEQVASLRQRFFHSIAPGGLAGDRRGVVPASGFSFSAQQIWKVIKENKDLDLPAHKVMVATVRCEEIANEKYASFTTNEEWCQLEEAVHSHSVRGFGRKLSSILDTCLSEYDAEATFFEEGVRSSKRKQLEEKLLQLVQPAYQSMLGHIRSDTFERFKEAFDKALKGGKGFALAAHECTESFISRFDEECTDAIIDQAKWDSSRVRDKLRRDVDAHIAEVRSAKLAEVTSLYETKLNEALAGPVEALLDGASDDTWPAIRKLLQRETDTAISGFAAALSGFEMDEESRDNMILRLKDYARGVVEAKTKEEAGRVLIRMKDRFSTLFSHDQDSMPRVWTGKEDIRAITKTARSASLKLLSVMAAVRLDDEGDNIDKTLSLALVDGKAGASSARSITSVDPLASSTWNEVPPSKTLITPVQCKSLWRQFQTETEYVVSQAIAAQEASKRNNNWLPPPWAIAAMVILGFNEFMTLLRNPLYLGVIFVAYLLFKALWVQLDISGEFRNGVLPGVLSLSTKLLPTVMNLLRKLAEEGQGVASGETQRNPAVASKSFRGSSSTNDNGDVSTSATSEVTSENGTEYSSSSLHDKMQ